The Streptomyces aurantiacus genome includes a region encoding these proteins:
- a CDS encoding DUF3073 domain-containing protein, protein MGRGRAKAKQTKVARQLKYSSGGTDLSRLANELGASTSQQPPNGEPFEDDDEEDDPYAQYADLYNDDEDEDDESGPTSQRRGA, encoded by the coding sequence ATGGGGCGCGGCCGGGCAAAGGCCAAGCAGACGAAGGTCGCCCGCCAGCTGAAGTACAGCAGCGGCGGGACTGATCTGTCGCGTCTGGCCAATGAGCTGGGCGCTTCGACTTCGCAACAGCCGCCGAATGGCGAGCCGTTCGAGGACGACGACGAGGAAGACGACCCGTACGCCCAGTACGCGGATCTCTACAACGACGACGAGGACGAGGACGACGAGTCCGGCCCCACGTCGCAACGCCGCGGCGCTTGA
- the purM gene encoding phosphoribosylformylglycinamidine cyclo-ligase has protein sequence MSETTGASYASAGVDIEAGDRAVELMKEWVKKTQRPEVLGGLGGFAGLFDASALKRYERPLLASATDGVGTKVDLARQLGVYDTIGHDLVAMVMDDIVVCGAEPLFMTDYICVGKVHPERVAAIVKGIAEGCVLAGCALVGGETAEHPGLLGPDDFDVAGAGTGVVEADRLLGADRIRKGDAVIAMAASGLHSNGYSLVRHVLFDRAKLKLDQHVAEFGRTLGEELLEPTRIYSLDCLALTRTTDVHAYSHVTGGGLAANLARVIPDGLHAIVDRATWTPAPVFDLVGTTGRVERLELEKTLNMGVGMIAIVPEESTDAALATLADRGLEAWVAGEITARDDHETGAALINDYAPR, from the coding sequence ATGTCTGAGACAACTGGTGCCAGCTACGCGAGCGCAGGCGTCGACATCGAGGCGGGCGACCGCGCCGTGGAGCTCATGAAGGAGTGGGTGAAGAAGACGCAGCGCCCCGAGGTCCTCGGCGGCCTCGGCGGTTTCGCCGGCCTCTTCGACGCCTCCGCCCTCAAGCGGTACGAGCGCCCGCTCCTGGCCTCCGCCACGGACGGCGTGGGCACGAAGGTCGACCTCGCCCGGCAGCTCGGCGTGTACGACACGATCGGCCACGACCTGGTCGCGATGGTCATGGACGACATCGTGGTGTGCGGCGCCGAGCCGCTCTTCATGACCGACTACATCTGTGTCGGCAAGGTCCACCCGGAGCGCGTGGCCGCCATCGTGAAGGGCATCGCCGAGGGCTGTGTCCTCGCGGGCTGCGCCCTCGTGGGCGGCGAGACGGCCGAGCACCCCGGTCTGCTGGGCCCGGACGACTTCGACGTCGCCGGCGCCGGTACGGGCGTGGTGGAGGCCGACCGGCTGCTGGGCGCGGATCGTATCCGTAAGGGTGACGCGGTGATCGCCATGGCGGCCTCCGGCCTTCACTCGAACGGGTACTCGCTCGTCCGGCACGTCCTCTTCGACCGGGCGAAGCTGAAGCTCGACCAGCACGTCGCCGAGTTCGGCCGCACGCTCGGCGAGGAGCTCCTGGAGCCCACCAGGATCTACTCGCTGGACTGCCTGGCGCTGACCCGCACGACCGACGTGCACGCGTACTCGCACGTCACGGGCGGCGGACTGGCGGCCAACCTGGCCCGCGTGATCCCGGACGGCCTGCACGCCATCGTGGACCGCGCGACGTGGACCCCGGCCCCCGTCTTCGACCTCGTCGGCACCACGGGCCGGGTCGAGCGCCTGGAGCTGGAGAAGACGCTGAACATGGGCGTCGGCATGATCGCGATCGTGCCGGAGGAGTCCACGGACGCGGCCCTCGCCACGCTCGCCGACCGCGGCCTGGAGGCCTGGGTGGCGGGCGAGATCACGGCCCGCGACGACCACGAGACGGGCGCGGCCCTGATCAACGACTACGCGCCCCGCTAG
- the purF gene encoding amidophosphoribosyltransferase, with the protein MPRGDGRLSHDLLPGEKGPQDACGVFGVWAPGEEVAKLTYFGLYALQHRGQESAGIAVSNGSQILVFKDMGLVSQVFDEASLGSLLGHIAVGHARYSTTGASTWENAQPTFRATAHGSIALGHNGNLVNTAELAGMVADLPKQEGRTPRVAATNDTDLLTALLAAQVDDDGKPLTIEEASAKVLPQVKGAFSLVFMDEHTLYAARDPQGIRPLVLGRLERGWVVASESAALDICGAAYVREIEPGEFVAIDENGLRTSRFAEAKPKGCVFEYVYLARPDTDIAGRNVYLSRVEMGRKLAKEAPVDADLVIATPESGTPAAIGYAEASGIPFGAGLVKNAYVGRTFIQPSQTIRQLGIRLKLNPLKEVIKGKRLVVVDDSIVRGNTQRALVRMLREAGAAEVHIRISSPPVKWPCFFGIDFATRAELIANGMSIEEIGTSLGADSLSYISIDGMIEATAIDKPNLCRACFDGEYPMDLPDPELLGKQLLETELAAGPAATAAADAIRRP; encoded by the coding sequence GTGCCACGTGGTGACGGTCGACTCAGTCATGATCTGCTCCCCGGCGAGAAAGGACCCCAGGACGCTTGCGGCGTCTTCGGAGTCTGGGCTCCCGGTGAAGAGGTCGCCAAGCTCACTTACTTCGGGCTCTACGCCCTACAGCATCGAGGCCAGGAGTCCGCGGGTATCGCGGTCAGCAACGGCTCACAGATCCTCGTCTTCAAGGACATGGGCCTTGTGTCCCAGGTCTTCGACGAGGCGTCCCTCGGTTCCCTGCTCGGTCATATCGCGGTCGGACACGCCCGCTACTCGACCACCGGGGCCTCCACCTGGGAGAACGCCCAGCCGACGTTCCGTGCCACCGCGCACGGCTCGATCGCGCTCGGCCACAACGGCAACCTGGTCAACACGGCGGAACTCGCCGGAATGGTCGCCGACCTCCCCAAGCAGGAGGGCCGCACCCCGCGTGTGGCGGCGACCAACGACACCGACCTGCTCACGGCCCTGCTGGCCGCCCAGGTCGACGACGACGGCAAGCCGCTGACCATAGAAGAGGCCTCCGCGAAGGTCCTCCCGCAGGTCAAGGGCGCCTTCTCCCTCGTCTTCATGGATGAGCACACCCTCTACGCCGCCCGTGACCCGCAGGGCATCCGCCCGCTGGTCCTCGGCCGCCTGGAGCGCGGCTGGGTCGTCGCCTCCGAGTCCGCCGCCCTCGACATCTGCGGCGCCGCCTACGTCCGCGAGATCGAGCCGGGCGAGTTCGTCGCCATCGACGAGAACGGCCTGCGAACCTCCCGATTCGCGGAAGCGAAGCCCAAGGGCTGCGTCTTCGAGTACGTGTACCTGGCCCGCCCGGACACCGACATCGCCGGCCGGAACGTGTACCTCTCGCGTGTCGAGATGGGCCGCAAGCTCGCCAAGGAAGCTCCGGTCGACGCCGATCTGGTCATAGCGACCCCGGAATCGGGCACGCCCGCCGCGATCGGTTACGCGGAGGCCTCCGGCATCCCGTTCGGTGCCGGTCTCGTGAAGAACGCGTACGTGGGCCGGACCTTCATCCAGCCTTCACAGACCATCCGCCAGCTGGGCATCCGTCTGAAGCTGAATCCGCTCAAGGAAGTCATCAAGGGCAAGCGCCTGGTCGTCGTCGACGACTCGATCGTCCGCGGCAACACCCAGCGCGCGCTGGTCCGCATGCTCCGTGAAGCGGGCGCGGCGGAGGTCCACATCCGGATCTCCTCGCCCCCCGTGAAGTGGCCCTGCTTCTTCGGGATCGACTTCGCGACGCGCGCCGAGCTGATCGCCAACGGCATGAGCATCGAGGAGATCGGCACCTCGCTCGGCGCCGACTCCCTTTCGTACATCTCCATCGACGGCATGATCGAGGCCACCGCCATCGACAAGCCGAACCTCTGCCGTGCCTGCTTCGACGGCGAGTACCCGATGGACCTCCCGGACCCGGAGCTGCTCGGCAAGCAGCTCCTGGAGACCGAGCTCGCCGCGGGTCCCGCGGCCACGGCCGCGGCCGACGCGATCCGCCGTCCGTAG
- a CDS encoding META domain-containing protein, which produces MHTQRLNLSVLSTRAGLSALAVTGLLATAACGTESGGKDSGSGSVGTRQATGITGKQWNVESVTVDGTKHDAPAGAHVEFAKDGKVGGNYGCNRFGASAEIKGDTITIGDDTIKTKMACTSEGAMDFESQLGKAISNSTIKAAVDDDKLTLTTQDGTTVNLTADKPAELQGTKWNVTAMVKDASKGGSPVALSSQADGKVHLTFDEGAVRGQLGCNKVTAKATVGDGSITLGTAGTTRKMCSDSLMDTERALLKLFGSTVKYQLKGSTLTLTSENGMSVEAVATK; this is translated from the coding sequence ATGCACACGCAGCGACTCAACCTCAGCGTCCTCAGCACCCGAGCCGGTCTCAGCGCCCTGGCGGTCACCGGACTCCTCGCCACAGCCGCCTGCGGCACGGAGAGCGGCGGCAAGGACTCCGGTTCCGGTTCCGTCGGCACCCGGCAGGCCACCGGGATCACCGGCAAGCAGTGGAACGTGGAGAGCGTGACCGTCGACGGCACCAAGCACGACGCCCCGGCCGGCGCCCACGTCGAGTTCGCCAAGGACGGCAAGGTGGGCGGCAACTACGGCTGCAACCGCTTCGGGGCGAGCGCCGAGATCAAGGGCGACACGATCACGATCGGCGACGACACCATCAAGACCAAGATGGCCTGTACGAGCGAGGGGGCGATGGACTTCGAGTCGCAGCTCGGCAAGGCCATCTCCAACAGCACGATCAAGGCCGCGGTCGACGACGACAAGCTGACGCTCACCACGCAGGACGGGACCACCGTGAACCTCACCGCCGACAAGCCGGCCGAACTCCAGGGCACGAAGTGGAACGTCACCGCCATGGTGAAGGACGCCTCGAAGGGCGGATCCCCCGTCGCCCTCTCCTCCCAGGCCGACGGCAAGGTCCATCTCACCTTCGACGAAGGAGCCGTCCGCGGCCAGCTCGGCTGCAACAAGGTGACGGCGAAGGCCACGGTCGGCGACGGCAGTATCACTCTGGGCACGGCGGGCACCACCCGGAAGATGTGCTCCGACTCACTCATGGACACCGAGCGGGCCCTGCTGAAGCTCTTCGGCAGCACGGTGAAGTACCAGCTGAAGGGCAGCACCCTCACCCTGACCAGCGAGAACGGCATGAGCGTGGAAGCAGTCGCCACGAAGTGA
- a CDS encoding maleylpyruvate isomerase family mycothiol-dependent enzyme — protein sequence MPPAKKRTRTYDPAKTRAAVLAQLGNVRAAVQGLTSEQLAGPTRLGDWTVRELAVHLAMAAEAVSRGLDQDEPAGPAFALLDWPFATAPRAGEIDDDVRTLAAAEPDLDALYERTSARLTERLPDAPAGRLLVTRVGAMTLTDHLVTRTVELVVHTDDLNAAVPGLDVPYDRQALAACTRLLADALAAKAPGASTEVRVPPYAVVQCVAGPRHTRGTPPNVVETDPLTWIRLATGRTEWKTALDGAKVSASGERADLGGLLPLMS from the coding sequence ATGCCCCCGGCCAAGAAGCGCACCCGTACCTACGACCCGGCGAAGACACGAGCGGCGGTCCTCGCACAGCTCGGGAACGTACGGGCTGCGGTACAAGGCCTGACCTCCGAGCAGCTCGCAGGGCCGACGAGGCTCGGCGACTGGACCGTGCGCGAGCTGGCCGTGCACCTCGCCATGGCGGCGGAGGCCGTGAGCCGGGGCCTCGACCAGGACGAGCCCGCCGGGCCCGCGTTCGCCCTGCTCGACTGGCCGTTCGCCACCGCGCCGCGAGCCGGTGAGATCGACGACGACGTACGTACGCTCGCCGCCGCCGAGCCGGACCTGGACGCCCTGTACGAGCGCACGTCGGCCCGCCTCACCGAACGCCTGCCGGACGCCCCGGCCGGGCGGCTGCTGGTCACGCGGGTGGGAGCGATGACCCTGACCGACCATCTCGTCACCCGCACGGTGGAGCTGGTCGTCCACACCGACGACCTGAACGCGGCCGTCCCGGGACTCGACGTGCCGTACGACCGGCAGGCCCTCGCCGCGTGCACCCGCCTCCTCGCCGACGCGCTCGCCGCGAAGGCGCCCGGCGCCTCCACGGAGGTGCGCGTGCCGCCGTACGCCGTCGTGCAGTGCGTGGCGGGCCCGCGCCACACCCGCGGCACCCCGCCCAACGTCGTCGAGACGGATCCGCTGACGTGGATCCGGCTCGCGACCGGGCGCACCGAGTGGAAGACGGCCCTCGACGGCGCGAAGGTCAGCGCGAGCGGAGAACGCGCCGACCTCGGCGGACTGCTTCCCCTCATGAGCTGA
- a CDS encoding M23 family metallopeptidase: protein MTVRKTAMILYRLLQLTFFGMVLADALVPGYPIDWAWAFVPLLVSFALGLAVSRTGPRRESADRAPVEVEPPVRGRWAALNSPATKVPSHGTHAYGQTYAIDIVAEPAEPAEPGAARADGRRRPAFAMLWPVVRHGRAFPAYDEPVFAVADATVVHASDRMRDHLSRNSLPALAYLMLVEAAVRETGGASWITGNHVVLDLGDGVYAMYAHLRRGSVTVRPGDRVRAGRQIARCGNSGNSTEPHVHFQLMDGPDPDSARGVPFTWRGIGVPADGETFTASDVPSAVPGVTGVSGVSEGTPTAAREAC, encoded by the coding sequence ATGACCGTCCGCAAGACCGCGATGATCCTGTACCGGTTGCTGCAACTGACCTTCTTCGGCATGGTCCTGGCCGACGCCCTCGTGCCCGGCTACCCGATCGACTGGGCGTGGGCCTTCGTGCCCCTCCTCGTGTCGTTCGCCCTCGGGCTGGCCGTGAGCCGGACCGGGCCCCGGCGCGAGTCCGCCGACCGCGCCCCGGTCGAGGTGGAGCCGCCGGTCAGGGGCCGTTGGGCCGCGCTGAACAGCCCGGCCACCAAGGTGCCGAGCCATGGCACGCACGCCTACGGCCAGACGTACGCGATCGACATCGTGGCCGAGCCCGCCGAGCCCGCCGAGCCCGGCGCCGCTCGCGCAGACGGAAGGAGGCGGCCCGCCTTCGCCATGCTCTGGCCGGTCGTCCGGCACGGTCGTGCCTTCCCCGCGTACGACGAGCCGGTGTTCGCGGTGGCGGACGCCACGGTCGTGCACGCGTCCGACCGGATGCGCGACCATCTCAGCCGCAACTCCCTGCCGGCGCTCGCCTACTTGATGCTGGTCGAGGCCGCGGTCAGGGAGACCGGCGGCGCGTCCTGGATCACCGGCAACCACGTCGTACTCGACCTGGGCGACGGGGTGTACGCGATGTACGCGCACCTGCGGCGGGGCTCCGTCACCGTCCGGCCCGGCGACCGTGTCAGGGCGGGACGGCAGATCGCCCGCTGCGGCAACTCGGGCAACTCCACCGAACCCCACGTCCACTTCCAGCTGATGGACGGTCCGGACCCGGACTCGGCCCGCGGTGTCCCGTTCACCTGGCGGGGCATCGGTGTTCCGGCCGACGGCGAGACGTTCACGGCTTCGGACGTGCCGTCCGCGGTGCCTGGGGTGACCGGGGTGAGCGGGGTGAGTGAGGGAACGCCCACCGCCGCCCGCGAGGCCTGCTGA
- a CDS encoding ArsR/SmtB family transcription factor: MDLEQRVAELERRLDALEDGPSPRVGAGDFWALEGLKTQLAHEADGGVLFTGSVRLPTEERYEWQYGLLTGQLLDADWSEAAEAFAALGHAMRLRLLREILGGRRTATELAGLDDVGTSGQIYHHLRQLTAAGWLRQAGRGRYEIPGSRVVPLLVALATVQPV; encoded by the coding sequence ATGGATCTGGAGCAACGCGTCGCGGAACTGGAGCGGCGTCTCGACGCCCTGGAGGACGGGCCCTCCCCGCGCGTGGGCGCCGGCGACTTCTGGGCTCTCGAGGGGCTCAAGACGCAACTGGCCCACGAGGCGGACGGCGGAGTGCTGTTCACGGGCTCGGTACGGCTGCCGACCGAGGAGCGGTACGAGTGGCAGTACGGCCTGCTCACCGGGCAGTTGCTCGACGCCGACTGGAGCGAGGCGGCCGAGGCGTTCGCCGCGCTCGGCCACGCCATGCGGCTGCGGCTGCTGCGCGAGATCCTCGGCGGCCGGCGCACGGCCACCGAGCTGGCCGGGCTCGACGACGTGGGGACGAGCGGCCAGATCTACCACCATCTGCGGCAGTTGACCGCGGCGGGCTGGCTGCGTCAGGCGGGGCGCGGGCGCTACGAGATTCCGGGCAGCCGTGTCGTGCCCCTCCTCGTGGCGCTGGCCACGGTGCAGCCGGTCTGA
- the purL gene encoding phosphoribosylformylglycinamidine synthase subunit PurL, which yields MSRTPLDTVEHAAGTPDVELPWAELGLKKDEYERVVEILGRRPTGAELAMYSVMWSEHCSYKSSKVHLRQFGEKAPQSDALLVGIGENAGVVDVGQGYAVTFKVESHNHPSYVEPYQGAATGVGGIVRDIIAMGARPVAVVDPLRFGAADHPDTKRVLPGVVAGIGGYGNCLGLPNIGGEVVFDACYQGNPLVNAGAIGVMRHEDIHLAKASGAGNKVILYGARTGGDGIGGASILASETFDDAKPSKRPAVQVGDPFQEKLLIECTLEAFAEKLVVGIQDLGAAGLSCATSELASNGSGGMRVTLDDVPLRDSTLSPEEILMSESQERMCAVVEPEKVDRFLEICDKWDVIATVIGEVTDGDRLEIYWHGGKIVDVDPRTVAHDGPVYERPYARPEWQDALQADDANKLARPATSEELKNQVLQLVSSPNQASKSWITSQYDHFVQGNTVLAQPEDSGMIRIDEESGLGVAIATDGNGRFAKLDPYHGAQLALAEAYRNVATTGAKPLAVSDCLNFGSPEDPAVMWQFAEAIRGLADACQQLGTPVTGGNVSLYNQTGEAAIHPTPVVAVLGVIDDVSRRTPVAFQEEGQLLYLLGDTREEFGGSAWSQVVHDHLGGLPPQVDLERERLLGEILISASRDGMIDSAHDLSDGGLIQAVVESALLGGKGARLVVPDGLDAFTFLFSESAGRAVVAIPRSEELRFNDMCGARGLPATRIGVVDGTVADASAVVEVQGEFTLSLAELRTAHEETIPALFA from the coding sequence ATGAGCCGGACGCCTCTGGACACGGTCGAGCACGCGGCCGGGACCCCCGACGTCGAGCTGCCCTGGGCCGAACTCGGCCTGAAGAAGGACGAGTACGAGAGGGTCGTCGAGATCCTCGGCCGCCGGCCCACCGGCGCCGAGCTCGCCATGTACTCCGTCATGTGGTCCGAGCACTGCTCGTACAAGTCCTCCAAGGTGCACCTGCGCCAGTTCGGCGAGAAGGCCCCGCAGAGCGACGCCCTGCTGGTCGGCATCGGTGAGAACGCCGGTGTCGTGGACGTCGGCCAGGGCTACGCGGTCACCTTCAAGGTCGAGTCGCACAACCACCCCTCCTACGTCGAGCCCTACCAGGGCGCGGCCACCGGCGTCGGCGGCATCGTGCGCGACATCATCGCCATGGGCGCCAGGCCGGTCGCGGTCGTCGACCCGCTGCGGTTCGGCGCCGCCGACCACCCCGACACCAAGCGCGTCCTGCCGGGTGTCGTCGCGGGCATCGGCGGCTACGGCAACTGCCTGGGCCTGCCGAACATCGGCGGCGAGGTCGTCTTCGACGCCTGCTACCAGGGCAACCCGCTGGTCAACGCCGGTGCCATCGGCGTCATGCGGCACGAGGACATCCACCTCGCGAAGGCGTCCGGCGCCGGCAACAAGGTCATCCTGTACGGGGCCCGCACGGGCGGTGACGGCATCGGCGGCGCGTCGATCCTGGCTTCCGAGACCTTCGACGACGCCAAGCCGTCCAAGCGTCCCGCCGTCCAGGTCGGCGACCCCTTCCAGGAGAAGCTCCTCATCGAGTGCACCCTGGAGGCCTTCGCCGAGAAGCTGGTCGTCGGCATCCAGGACCTCGGCGCGGCCGGACTGTCCTGCGCCACCAGCGAGTTGGCGTCCAACGGCTCCGGCGGCATGCGCGTCACGCTGGACGACGTACCGCTGCGCGACTCCACGCTCTCGCCCGAGGAGATCCTCATGAGCGAGTCGCAGGAGCGCATGTGTGCGGTCGTCGAGCCGGAGAAGGTCGACCGCTTCCTGGAGATCTGCGACAAGTGGGACGTCATCGCCACCGTCATCGGTGAGGTGACCGACGGCGACCGTCTGGAGATCTACTGGCACGGCGGCAAGATCGTCGACGTCGACCCGCGTACGGTCGCGCACGACGGCCCGGTCTACGAGCGCCCCTACGCCCGTCCCGAGTGGCAGGACGCCCTCCAGGCGGACGACGCCAACAAGCTGGCGAGGCCCGCCACTTCGGAGGAGCTGAAGAACCAGGTCCTCCAGCTGGTCTCCTCTCCGAACCAGGCCTCCAAGTCCTGGATCACCTCCCAGTACGACCACTTCGTGCAGGGCAACACGGTGCTGGCCCAGCCCGAGGACTCGGGCATGATCCGCATCGACGAGGAGTCCGGCCTCGGTGTCGCCATCGCCACGGACGGCAACGGCCGCTTCGCCAAGCTGGACCCGTACCACGGCGCCCAGTTGGCCCTGGCGGAGGCGTACCGGAACGTCGCGACGACCGGCGCCAAGCCGCTCGCCGTCTCCGACTGCCTGAACTTCGGCTCGCCCGAGGACCCGGCGGTGATGTGGCAGTTCGCGGAGGCCATCCGTGGACTGGCGGACGCCTGCCAGCAGTTGGGCACCCCGGTGACCGGCGGCAACGTCTCGCTCTACAACCAGACGGGCGAGGCGGCCATTCACCCGACCCCGGTCGTGGCCGTGCTGGGCGTCATCGACGACGTCTCCCGCCGCACCCCGGTCGCCTTCCAGGAAGAGGGCCAGCTCCTCTACCTGCTCGGCGACACCCGTGAGGAGTTCGGCGGTTCGGCCTGGTCGCAGGTCGTCCACGACCACCTCGGCGGGCTGCCCCCGCAGGTCGACCTGGAGCGGGAGCGCCTTCTCGGCGAGATCCTGATCTCCGCCTCCCGCGACGGCATGATCGACTCCGCGCACGACCTGTCCGACGGCGGTCTGATCCAGGCCGTGGTCGAGTCGGCGCTGCTCGGCGGCAAGGGCGCGCGACTCGTCGTACCCGACGGGCTCGACGCGTTCACGTTCCTCTTCTCCGAGTCCGCGGGCCGCGCGGTCGTCGCGATCCCGCGCTCCGAGGAGCTCCGCTTCAACGACATGTGCGGGGCGCGCGGCCTGCCCGCCACGCGCATCGGTGTCGTGGACGGCACCGTGGCGGACGCGAGCGCGGTGGTGGAGGTGCAGGGCGAGTTCACCCTCTCCCTGGCCGAGCTGCGCACGGCGCACGAGGAGACGATCCCGGCGCTGTTCGCGTAG
- the purQ gene encoding phosphoribosylformylglycinamidine synthase subunit PurQ, translating to MTARIGVVTFPGSLDDRDTQRAIKLAGAEPVALWHKDKDLKQVDAVVLCGGFSYGDYLRAGSIARFSPVMETLIEQAKSGMPVLGICNGFQILTEAHLLPGAMLGNDHLHFICRDQKLRVENAATAWTADYESGQEINIPLKNMDGRYVADEHTLDMLEAEGRVAFRYVVDGDSADGYGNPNGSLRDIAGISNEAGNVVGLMPHPEHAVEPLIGSGRTDGLPFFTSILKKLVNA from the coding sequence GTGACCGCTCGTATTGGCGTCGTCACTTTCCCGGGAAGCCTCGACGACCGGGACACGCAGCGCGCGATCAAGCTCGCCGGTGCCGAACCCGTCGCTCTCTGGCACAAGGACAAGGACCTCAAGCAGGTCGACGCGGTGGTGCTGTGCGGCGGTTTCTCGTACGGCGACTATCTGCGCGCCGGATCGATCGCGCGCTTCTCGCCCGTGATGGAGACCCTCATCGAGCAGGCGAAGTCGGGAATGCCGGTACTCGGCATCTGCAACGGCTTCCAGATCCTCACCGAGGCCCATCTGCTGCCCGGCGCGATGCTCGGCAACGACCACCTGCACTTCATCTGCCGTGACCAGAAACTGCGGGTGGAGAACGCGGCGACCGCCTGGACCGCCGACTACGAGTCCGGCCAGGAGATCAACATCCCGCTGAAGAACATGGACGGGCGGTACGTCGCCGACGAGCACACCCTCGACATGCTGGAGGCGGAGGGCCGGGTCGCCTTCCGTTACGTGGTCGACGGCGACTCGGCGGACGGCTACGGCAACCCGAACGGCTCGCTGCGGGACATCGCCGGCATCTCGAACGAGGCCGGCAACGTCGTCGGTCTGATGCCGCACCCCGAGCACGCGGTCGAGCCGCTCATCGGGTCCGGCCGCACCGACGGCCTCCCCTTCTTCACCTCGATCCTCAAGAAGCTGGTCAACGCATGA
- the purS gene encoding phosphoribosylformylglycinamidine synthase subunit PurS, with product MARVVVDVMLKPEILDPQGQAVQRALPRLGFEGISDVRQGKRFELEVDGPVDDAALARIHELAESFLANTVIEDFTVKVEEVAEAGK from the coding sequence GTGGCACGCGTCGTAGTCGACGTCATGCTCAAGCCGGAGATCCTCGACCCCCAGGGCCAGGCGGTGCAGCGTGCACTGCCGCGCCTCGGTTTCGAAGGCATCTCCGACGTACGTCAGGGAAAGCGATTCGAACTGGAAGTGGACGGACCGGTGGACGACGCCGCCCTCGCCCGCATCCATGAACTCGCCGAATCCTTCCTCGCCAACACCGTGATCGAAGACTTCACCGTCAAGGTCGAGGAAGTCGCGGAGGCCGGAAAGTGA
- a CDS encoding histone-like nucleoid-structuring protein Lsr2 yields the protein MAQRVVVTLFDDIDGSEAAETIAFGLDGKSYEIDLNPANAEKLRKALEPYLEAGRKRSRSGKAYRQTAVAPDPAAVRAWAQSNKLEVPARGRIPKKVYEAFTAAQ from the coding sequence GTGGCGCAGCGTGTCGTAGTCACTCTCTTCGACGACATCGACGGCTCGGAAGCGGCGGAGACGATCGCCTTCGGTCTGGACGGCAAGTCGTACGAGATCGACCTGAATCCGGCCAACGCCGAGAAACTGCGCAAGGCCCTGGAGCCGTACCTGGAGGCCGGCCGCAAGCGGTCGCGCTCCGGCAAGGCCTACCGGCAGACGGCGGTGGCCCCCGACCCGGCGGCCGTACGGGCCTGGGCCCAGTCCAACAAGCTGGAGGTGCCCGCCCGCGGACGCATCCCCAAGAAGGTCTACGAGGCGTTCACCGCGGCTCAGTGA